A window of Rhinatrema bivittatum chromosome 2, aRhiBiv1.1, whole genome shotgun sequence contains these coding sequences:
- the LOC115083886 gene encoding zinc finger protein 501-like isoform X1 — MKEPHMGSQLERSEEDADTKRAGDGFKNNIVKHRICNGQQREERTCGDPSRDSSSTSVDCERSISEGKAQKEERPNACSEQERNSNYCPNVVQTQRLSEGESPIESAAIWAAFTRNSHFIEHQEKTECGNKFTEKSNHTCNQQYRSMESKFSDSEEKIKSQKAELMAHSKVHKQKKIFRCTQCEKCILIRTEKERHARIHSWERRFQCTEYEETFTRKADLTEYKQIHRQDKPFNHTECEKYYTHRSCLVSQNKSYRILNPLKSSKYDKCLHLKSDLRRHETIHIGGTKQTQLETLPQEKAFKCSECDKCFSWKSHLRRHKRIHTGEKPFKCSQCEKCFNRKSHVHQHEKTHRKEKPFQCSECDKCFSWKSGLRKHERIHTGEKPFKCSECNIYFSQTSHLRNHEKKHTGEKPFKCSECDKCFIWKSDLKKHERIHTGEKPFKCSECDKSFSLQYDLRRHKRIHTGEKPFRCSECNKRFSWTSDLRKHKRIHTG, encoded by the exons ATGAAAGAACCACATATGGGCAGCCAGCTAGAGAGAAGCGAGGAGGATGCTGACACCAAGAGGG CAGGTGATGGATTCAAGAACAATATTGTGAAGCACAGAATATGTAATGGGCAGCAGAGGGAGGAACGGACATGCGGAGACCCCTCCAGAGACAGCTCAAGTACTTCGGTTGACTGTGAAAGAAGTATTAGTGAAGGAAAAGCACAAAAAGAAGAGAGACCAAATGCATGTTCTGAACAAGAGAGAAATTCCAACTACTGTCCAAATGTCGTACAAACTCAGAGACTCAGTGAAGGGGAGAGCCCAATTGAAAGTGCGGCTATTTGGGCAGCCTTCACCAGAAACTCTCATTTTATTGAGCACCAAGAAAAGACTGAATGTGGGAACAAGTTCACTGAGAAGTCAAATCATACATGTAACCAACAATATCGTAGCATGGAGTCAAAATTTTCAGATTCCGAAGAAAAGATAAAATCTCAGAAAGCAGAACTTATGGCACATAGCAAAGTTcataagcaaaagaaaatattcagATGTACTCAGTgtgaaaaatgcattttaatcagaactgagaaggaaagacatgCAAGAATTCACTCATGGGAAAGGCGATTTCAATGTACGGAATATGAAGAAACCTTTACAAGGAAGGCAGACCTGACAGAATATAAACAAATTCATAGACAAGACAAGCCTTTTAACCATACTGAATGTGAAAAATATTATACACATAGATCATGCCTTGTATCCCAAAATAAAAGTTACAGAATACTGAACCCACTTAAATCTTCTAAATATGATAAATGTTTACATTTGAAATCTGATCTAAGAAGACATGAAACAATCCACATAGGAGGCACAAAACAAACCCAGTTGGAGACACTGCCCCAAGAAAaagcatttaaatgttctgaatgtgataaatgtttcagttGGAAATCTCATCTAAGAAGACATAAAAGAATCCACACTggggagaaaccatttaaatgttctcaatgtgaaaaatgtttcaaTCGGAAAAGCCATGTGCATCAGCATGAAAAGACCCATAGGAAAGAGAAGCCATTTcagtgttctgaatgtgataagtgTTTCAGTTGGAAATCTGGTCTTAGAAAGCATGAAAGAATCCACAcgggagaaaaaccatttaagtgTTCTGAATGCAATATATATTTTAGTCAAACATCTCATCTaagaaatcatgaaaaaaaacacACGGGTGAGAAAccttttaaatgttctgaatgtgataaatgtttcatttGGAAATCAGATCTTAAAaaacatgaaagaatccacacaggtgaaaAACCATTTAAGTGTTCTGAGTGTGATAAATCGTTTAGTCTGCAATATGATCTAAGAAGACACAAAAGAATACACACTGGGGAGAAACCATTTAGATGTTCTGAATGTAATAAACGTTTCAGTTGGACATCTGACCTTAGAAAGCACAAAAGAATCCACACAGGTTAA
- the LOC115083886 gene encoding zinc finger protein 501-like isoform X2, translated as MKEPHMGSQLERSEEDADTKRGDGFKNNIVKHRICNGQQREERTCGDPSRDSSSTSVDCERSISEGKAQKEERPNACSEQERNSNYCPNVVQTQRLSEGESPIESAAIWAAFTRNSHFIEHQEKTECGNKFTEKSNHTCNQQYRSMESKFSDSEEKIKSQKAELMAHSKVHKQKKIFRCTQCEKCILIRTEKERHARIHSWERRFQCTEYEETFTRKADLTEYKQIHRQDKPFNHTECEKYYTHRSCLVSQNKSYRILNPLKSSKYDKCLHLKSDLRRHETIHIGGTKQTQLETLPQEKAFKCSECDKCFSWKSHLRRHKRIHTGEKPFKCSQCEKCFNRKSHVHQHEKTHRKEKPFQCSECDKCFSWKSGLRKHERIHTGEKPFKCSECNIYFSQTSHLRNHEKKHTGEKPFKCSECDKCFIWKSDLKKHERIHTGEKPFKCSECDKSFSLQYDLRRHKRIHTGEKPFRCSECNKRFSWTSDLRKHKRIHTG; from the exons ATGAAAGAACCACATATGGGCAGCCAGCTAGAGAGAAGCGAGGAGGATGCTGACACCAAGAGGG GTGATGGATTCAAGAACAATATTGTGAAGCACAGAATATGTAATGGGCAGCAGAGGGAGGAACGGACATGCGGAGACCCCTCCAGAGACAGCTCAAGTACTTCGGTTGACTGTGAAAGAAGTATTAGTGAAGGAAAAGCACAAAAAGAAGAGAGACCAAATGCATGTTCTGAACAAGAGAGAAATTCCAACTACTGTCCAAATGTCGTACAAACTCAGAGACTCAGTGAAGGGGAGAGCCCAATTGAAAGTGCGGCTATTTGGGCAGCCTTCACCAGAAACTCTCATTTTATTGAGCACCAAGAAAAGACTGAATGTGGGAACAAGTTCACTGAGAAGTCAAATCATACATGTAACCAACAATATCGTAGCATGGAGTCAAAATTTTCAGATTCCGAAGAAAAGATAAAATCTCAGAAAGCAGAACTTATGGCACATAGCAAAGTTcataagcaaaagaaaatattcagATGTACTCAGTgtgaaaaatgcattttaatcagaactgagaaggaaagacatgCAAGAATTCACTCATGGGAAAGGCGATTTCAATGTACGGAATATGAAGAAACCTTTACAAGGAAGGCAGACCTGACAGAATATAAACAAATTCATAGACAAGACAAGCCTTTTAACCATACTGAATGTGAAAAATATTATACACATAGATCATGCCTTGTATCCCAAAATAAAAGTTACAGAATACTGAACCCACTTAAATCTTCTAAATATGATAAATGTTTACATTTGAAATCTGATCTAAGAAGACATGAAACAATCCACATAGGAGGCACAAAACAAACCCAGTTGGAGACACTGCCCCAAGAAAaagcatttaaatgttctgaatgtgataaatgtttcagttGGAAATCTCATCTAAGAAGACATAAAAGAATCCACACTggggagaaaccatttaaatgttctcaatgtgaaaaatgtttcaaTCGGAAAAGCCATGTGCATCAGCATGAAAAGACCCATAGGAAAGAGAAGCCATTTcagtgttctgaatgtgataagtgTTTCAGTTGGAAATCTGGTCTTAGAAAGCATGAAAGAATCCACAcgggagaaaaaccatttaagtgTTCTGAATGCAATATATATTTTAGTCAAACATCTCATCTaagaaatcatgaaaaaaaacacACGGGTGAGAAAccttttaaatgttctgaatgtgataaatgtttcatttGGAAATCAGATCTTAAAaaacatgaaagaatccacacaggtgaaaAACCATTTAAGTGTTCTGAGTGTGATAAATCGTTTAGTCTGCAATATGATCTAAGAAGACACAAAAGAATACACACTGGGGAGAAACCATTTAGATGTTCTGAATGTAATAAACGTTTCAGTTGGACATCTGACCTTAGAAAGCACAAAAGAATCCACACAGGTTAA